From Chromatiales bacterium, one genomic window encodes:
- the hisH gene encoding imidazole glycerol phosphate synthase subunit HisH, whose protein sequence is MSTASREVVIVDGGGANIASLNLALQRLGYTGQLSSDPAIIRAASHVILPGVGAARAAMERLQKAGLVSVIPELRQPVLGICLGLQLLFESSEEDDVACLGILPGRVRRFAPAPERPIPHMGWNQITRKRESPLLDGVPDDSYFYFVHSYAADVSDDTIATTDYGRLFTAVAGRDNFYAAQFHPERSGPLGARILENFLGRC, encoded by the coding sequence GTGAGCACTGCGTCGCGCGAGGTTGTCATCGTCGACGGCGGCGGCGCGAATATCGCCTCGCTGAACCTGGCGCTGCAACGCCTGGGTTACACGGGCCAGCTGAGCAGCGATCCGGCAATCATTCGGGCCGCCTCGCATGTGATCCTGCCCGGCGTCGGCGCAGCGCGCGCGGCCATGGAGCGCCTGCAGAAAGCCGGCCTGGTCTCCGTGATCCCGGAACTCAGACAGCCGGTACTCGGCATCTGCCTCGGCTTGCAACTGCTGTTTGAATCCTCGGAAGAGGACGATGTCGCCTGTCTCGGTATCCTGCCCGGCCGGGTCCGGCGCTTTGCGCCGGCACCGGAGCGGCCGATACCACACATGGGCTGGAACCAGATCACGCGCAAACGTGAATCGCCGCTGCTGGACGGTGTTCCTGACGACAGCTACTTCTATTTCGTGCACAGCTATGCCGCTGATGTATCCGACGACACGATCGCCACGACCGACTACGGCCGGCTTTTCACGGCGGTTGCCGGGCGGGACAACTTCTACGCCGCCCAGTTTCATCCGGAACGATCGGGACCACTCGGCGCACGGATTCTCGAGAACTTTCTGGGCCGCTGCTGA
- the hisA gene encoding 1-(5-phosphoribosyl)-5-[(5-phosphoribosylamino)methylideneamino]imidazole-4-carboxamide isomerase, whose amino-acid sequence MEVIPAIDLLDGQCVRLYQGDFNKVSGYTQDPVELASTYRAAGMGRLHVVDLDGARTGSPTNMPLIKAMAAAGGMAVQAGGGIRDLQRARQMREAGATRVVLGSIAAEKPETALAWLGELGAEHVVFAFDVRVPESGDPQILTRGWVHDSGLSLWTLLAQFTASGGIHFLCTDIARDGTLGGPNLDLYTECSRRFPDAQVIASGGVSSLADLQALQQTGVSAVVTGKALLDGRLTLEEIRKFSHGA is encoded by the coding sequence ATGGAAGTGATACCCGCAATCGACCTGCTGGACGGCCAATGCGTCCGTCTCTACCAGGGTGACTTCAACAAGGTATCCGGTTACACGCAGGATCCGGTCGAACTGGCGAGCACCTATCGCGCAGCGGGAATGGGGCGGCTGCATGTGGTCGATCTGGATGGCGCGCGCACCGGCAGTCCGACCAACATGCCACTCATCAAGGCCATGGCGGCTGCCGGCGGCATGGCTGTTCAGGCCGGCGGCGGAATCCGCGACCTGCAGCGCGCCCGGCAGATGCGCGAGGCCGGTGCCACACGCGTCGTGCTCGGGTCGATCGCAGCCGAGAAACCGGAAACTGCCCTGGCATGGCTCGGCGAACTCGGCGCTGAACACGTGGTGTTTGCCTTTGACGTGCGCGTACCCGAATCCGGCGACCCACAGATCCTGACCCGTGGCTGGGTACACGACAGCGGTCTCAGCCTGTGGACGCTGCTCGCACAATTCACTGCATCCGGCGGCATCCACTTCCTGTGCACGGACATCGCGCGCGACGGCACCCTCGGTGGCCCGAATCTCGATCTGTACACGGAGTGTTCGCGCCGCTTTCCGGATGCACAGGTCATCGCATCGGGCGGCGTCAGTTCGCTGGCCGACCTGCAGGCCCTGCAGCAGACCGGCGTATCTGCCGTGGTCACCGGCAAGGCCCTGCTGGACGGACGCCTGACACTCGAGGAGATCCGCAAATTCTCGCACGGCGCATAA
- the hisF gene encoding imidazole glycerol phosphate synthase subunit HisF, whose amino-acid sequence MLARRIIPCLDVRDGQVVKGVRFRDHRVVGDILELAARYRDEGADELVFYDITASPEGRGVDRRWIHRVAEVLDIPFCVAGGIRSIRDAEEVLNFGADKVSINTPALTEPALITELAQRFGTQCVVVGIDSREEDGSWVVYQFTGDPDKTRAAGLRTEDWIVEAQRRGAGEIVLNCMNQDGVRRGYDLTQLKVMRAAATVPLIASGGAGTPEHFRDVFVQAGVDGALAASVFHSGAINIRDLKTYLRGEGIEVRP is encoded by the coding sequence ATTCTCGCACGGCGCATAATTCCCTGCCTCGATGTCCGCGACGGACAGGTCGTCAAGGGCGTCCGGTTTCGCGATCACCGCGTGGTCGGCGACATCCTGGAACTGGCCGCCCGTTATCGCGATGAAGGCGCCGACGAACTGGTCTTCTACGACATCACCGCCAGCCCGGAAGGACGCGGTGTGGACCGACGCTGGATTCACCGTGTCGCCGAGGTGCTGGACATACCCTTCTGCGTGGCCGGCGGCATCCGCAGTATCCGTGACGCCGAGGAAGTATTGAACTTCGGTGCGGACAAGGTTTCGATCAATACACCGGCGCTGACTGAACCTGCACTGATCACCGAACTGGCGCAACGCTTCGGTACCCAGTGCGTGGTGGTCGGCATCGACAGCCGGGAAGAAGACGGGAGCTGGGTCGTCTATCAGTTTACCGGCGACCCGGACAAGACTCGTGCCGCCGGACTCAGGACCGAAGACTGGATCGTCGAGGCGCAGCGCCGCGGCGCCGGCGAAATCGTCCTGAACTGCATGAACCAGGACGGCGTGCGGCGCGGCTATGATCTGACCCAGCTGAAAGTCATGCGCGCTGCGGCCACCGTACCGCTGATCGCATCCGGTGGTGCCGGCACGCCGGAACATTTCCGCGATGTATTTGTTCAGGCCGGGGTGGATGGCGCACTCGCTGCCAGCGTCTTTCACAGCGGCGCGATCAACATCAGGGACCTCAAGACTTATCTGCGTGGCGAAGGCATAGAGGTACGACCATGA
- the hisE gene encoding phosphoribosyl-ATP diphosphatase — translation MSTADISFLLQLEQVIAARKVEGSEASYTAKLFKAGPARIAQKVGEEGVELALASVTDTREKVVSEAADLLYHMLVLLNSREAGLAEVVTELERRHR, via the coding sequence ATGAGCACAGCCGATATCAGCTTCCTGCTGCAGCTTGAGCAGGTGATTGCCGCCCGCAAGGTCGAGGGCAGCGAGGCCAGTTACACAGCGAAACTGTTCAAGGCGGGACCTGCCCGCATCGCGCAGAAGGTCGGCGAAGAGGGAGTGGAACTCGCCCTCGCCAGCGTTACCGATACACGTGAAAAGGTGGTTTCCGAAGCAGCGGACCTGCTCTATCACATGCTCGTGCTGCTGAATTCACGCGAGGCCGGCCTGGCCGAAGTGGTCACCGAACTCGAACGGCGACACAGGTAG
- a CDS encoding bifunctional aspartate kinase/diaminopimelate decarboxylase, which translates to MSGKRSARRKASTSAWVVLKFGGTSVSSPERWETIAGLLRQRQAEGLRPVIVHSALATVSNKLDELLHRALEADVTAEVAGIRELHLRLAAGLQVDGEKELGAYFRELEHLLAGIHLIREVSPRIQARVMGLGELMATRLGAAFLARQGLTVTWMDARELLLSSVRPGVNERSAYLAANCDFEPDPELQARFAAAAGIVLTQGFIARNARGDGVLLGRGGSDTSGAYFAAKLQAAALEIWTDVPGMFTANPKVVPGARLLRMLSYEEAQEIASTGGSVLHPRCINPCKRHGIPLKVLCTSQPELPGTLVTARAGSDGPRVKAILGRSRITLVSMETLGMWHEVGFLADAFRCFSDLGLSVDLVSTSESNVTVTLDPGANPIDVQTLADLQVRLEQLCRVRIIEGVEVVSLVGQKIRAALHEIGPALEVFDEYRIHLVSQSASDLNLSFVIEEGQAGRLIQQLHGTLVHSGPDDEVFGETWEELRSGGRKLRPHVEPWWVQRRAELVALGHQHQSAYVYDLASVRAAAARLKSLQSVQRVFFAMKANNSPDVLRVMDEQGLSFECVSPGEIRRVLELFPEIARDRILYTPNFAPRSDYEFGLAQGVWVTLDNLHPLRHWPELFRGREIFLRVDTGQGHGHHEHVRTAGTHSKFGIPVFELEEARALVAACGATVVGLHAHTGSGILTPQNWQDVGRELVAIAQDFPGLRFLDLGGGLGVPEKSGQHPLDMQAVDAGIAEIRAAQPQLEIWLEPGRYLVAEAGVLLATVTQVKGKGQMMYVGVSTGMNSLIRPALYGAFHEIVNLSRWGDDTDRVVTIVGPICETGDRLGADRLLPTCEEGDVLVIANAGAYGRVMSSSYNLRDPAVEVAI; encoded by the coding sequence ATGTCAGGGAAGCGCAGCGCGCGTCGCAAGGCCTCCACGTCGGCCTGGGTCGTGCTGAAGTTCGGTGGCACCAGCGTGTCCAGCCCGGAGCGCTGGGAGACCATCGCCGGGCTGCTGCGTCAGCGGCAGGCTGAAGGCCTGCGCCCGGTCATCGTGCACTCGGCTCTTGCCACCGTTTCCAACAAGCTCGACGAACTGCTGCATCGTGCATTGGAGGCAGACGTCACGGCCGAGGTTGCCGGGATCCGCGAACTGCACCTGCGCCTCGCCGCCGGCCTGCAGGTCGATGGCGAAAAGGAACTGGGCGCGTATTTCCGCGAACTCGAGCATCTGCTTGCAGGGATTCACCTGATCCGGGAAGTGAGCCCGCGTATCCAGGCCCGGGTGATGGGGCTCGGCGAGCTGATGGCCACACGACTCGGTGCTGCCTTTCTTGCGCGGCAGGGTTTGACGGTGACCTGGATGGATGCGCGCGAATTGTTGCTCAGTAGTGTGCGGCCCGGTGTCAACGAGCGTTCGGCATACCTCGCCGCCAACTGCGATTTCGAGCCCGATCCCGAGCTTCAGGCGCGCTTCGCCGCTGCGGCGGGCATCGTGCTGACACAGGGCTTCATTGCCAGAAATGCACGCGGCGATGGCGTGCTGCTCGGGCGTGGTGGCTCCGATACTTCCGGCGCGTATTTTGCGGCGAAGCTGCAGGCTGCAGCACTTGAAATCTGGACCGACGTGCCCGGCATGTTCACCGCCAATCCGAAGGTGGTGCCGGGCGCGCGTCTGCTGCGCATGCTGAGCTACGAGGAAGCGCAGGAAATCGCCTCGACCGGTGGTTCCGTACTCCATCCGCGTTGTATCAATCCCTGCAAGCGGCACGGCATTCCCCTCAAGGTGCTGTGTACCAGCCAGCCGGAACTGCCCGGTACGCTGGTCACGGCACGCGCCGGCAGCGATGGCCCGCGGGTCAAGGCGATCCTCGGTCGCAGCCGGATCACGCTGGTGTCGATGGAAACCCTCGGCATGTGGCATGAGGTCGGATTCCTCGCCGACGCCTTCCGTTGTTTTTCCGATCTGGGACTGTCGGTCGATCTGGTTTCGACTTCCGAGAGCAACGTGACCGTTACGCTCGATCCGGGTGCCAACCCGATCGACGTGCAGACGCTCGCTGATCTGCAGGTTCGCCTGGAGCAGTTGTGTCGCGTGCGGATCATCGAAGGCGTGGAGGTCGTCAGCCTGGTCGGGCAGAAAATTCGCGCGGCGCTGCATGAGATCGGTCCGGCGCTCGAGGTTTTCGACGAGTACCGCATTCATCTGGTCAGCCAGTCCGCCAGCGACCTGAACCTTTCCTTCGTGATTGAGGAAGGGCAGGCCGGGCGCCTGATCCAGCAGTTGCACGGCACGCTGGTTCACTCCGGGCCGGATGACGAGGTCTTCGGTGAGACCTGGGAAGAACTGCGCAGTGGCGGCCGGAAGCTGCGACCGCATGTCGAGCCATGGTGGGTGCAGCGACGCGCGGAACTTGTGGCGCTCGGCCATCAGCACCAGTCCGCTTACGTTTACGATCTGGCCTCGGTGCGCGCGGCCGCAGCCCGGCTGAAATCCCTGCAATCGGTGCAGCGGGTCTTCTTCGCGATGAAGGCCAACAATTCGCCTGATGTGCTCAGGGTCATGGATGAACAGGGCCTGAGCTTCGAGTGCGTTTCGCCGGGTGAGATACGCCGGGTGCTCGAACTGTTCCCGGAGATTGCCCGCGACCGGATTCTCTATACGCCGAATTTCGCCCCGCGCAGCGATTACGAATTCGGACTGGCACAAGGCGTCTGGGTGACGCTCGATAACCTTCATCCCTTGCGTCACTGGCCCGAGCTGTTTCGTGGGCGGGAGATCTTCCTGCGTGTCGATACCGGGCAGGGACATGGCCATCACGAGCATGTGCGGACGGCGGGCACGCATTCCAAGTTCGGGATTCCGGTCTTCGAACTGGAAGAGGCGCGCGCGCTGGTCGCCGCCTGTGGCGCAACTGTCGTCGGGCTGCACGCGCATACCGGCAGCGGCATCCTGACGCCGCAGAACTGGCAGGATGTGGGCCGGGAACTCGTCGCGATTGCACAGGATTTTCCGGGGCTGCGTTTCCTGGATCTCGGTGGCGGCCTGGGTGTGCCGGAGAAGTCCGGGCAGCATCCGCTGGATATGCAGGCCGTCGACGCCGGGATTGCCGAGATCCGTGCGGCGCAGCCGCAACTGGAGATCTGGCTGGAACCGGGGCGTTACCTCGTCGCCGAAGCCGGTGTGCTGCTTGCCACCGTGACGCAGGTAAAGGGCAAGGGGCAGATGATGTATGTCGGTGTGAGTACCGGCATGAACAGCCTGATCCGTCCGGCGCTCTACGGCGCCTTCCACGAGATCGTCAACCTGAGCCGCTGGGGCGATGATACCGATCGCGTCGTCACCATCGTCGGGCCGATCTGCGAGACCGGTGACAGGCTGGGTGCCGACCGTCTGTTGCCGACGTGCGAGGAAGGCGATGTGCTGGTGATCGCCAATGCCGGTGCCTATGGCCGCGTGATGAGTTCCAGCTACAACCTGCGTGATCCCGCGGTCGAAGTCGCGATCTGA
- the ilvD gene encoding dihydroxy-acid dehydratase: protein MTDPKNTKDSARRYSSVVVDGVSQAPSRAMLRAVGFTEADFGKSQIGIASTWSMVTPCNMHIDQLARLAGEGADAAGGKSVIFNTITVSDGISMGTPGMRYSLVSREVIADSIETVVGAEGFDGFVTIGGCDKNMPGCAIAMVRMDRPSVFVYGGTILPGANRCDIVSVFEAVGAVAGGRMSRAQLLEVEQTAIPGAGSCGGMYTANTMASAIEALGLSLPNSSAQDAISPDKLDDCRRAGAAVVELVRRGIKPSDIVSREAFENAITVVIALGGSTNAVLHLLAIAHEANIPLTLDDFTRIGARVPVLADLRPSGRYAMSELVAIGGIQPLMKMLLDQGLLHGECLTVSGKTIAENLAHIQPYPAGQDIIRGFDNPMKNDSHLVVMNGNIAPDGAVAKITGKEGLRFVGNARVFGSEEAALEAILGGVVVAGDVVVIRYEGPKGGPGMREMLSPTGAIMGRGLGAEVALITDGRFSGGSHGFVVGHVSPEAAVGGPLALLQDGDRITIDAEKRTLDVDLSPAELEARRARWTLPPREVPRGVLSKYVQLVNSASLGAITT from the coding sequence ATGACTGACCCAAAGAACACCAAAGACAGTGCGCGCCGCTATTCCAGCGTCGTCGTGGACGGCGTTTCACAGGCGCCGAGCCGCGCCATGCTGCGGGCCGTCGGCTTCACCGAGGCTGATTTCGGGAAGAGCCAGATCGGCATCGCCTCGACCTGGAGCATGGTCACGCCCTGCAACATGCACATCGATCAGCTGGCCAGGCTGGCAGGCGAGGGTGCCGATGCGGCGGGCGGCAAGTCGGTGATCTTCAACACCATCACCGTCTCGGACGGGATCTCGATGGGTACGCCCGGCATGCGCTACTCGCTGGTATCGCGCGAAGTGATTGCCGATTCGATCGAGACGGTCGTGGGTGCGGAAGGCTTTGACGGTTTTGTGACCATCGGTGGCTGCGACAAGAACATGCCTGGATGTGCGATCGCCATGGTGCGCATGGATCGCCCCTCGGTGTTTGTCTATGGTGGCACGATCCTGCCCGGCGCCAACCGCTGTGACATCGTCTCGGTTTTCGAGGCAGTCGGTGCGGTTGCTGGCGGCCGTATGTCGAGGGCACAGCTGCTCGAGGTCGAGCAGACGGCGATTCCGGGCGCGGGCTCCTGCGGTGGCATGTACACGGCGAACACGATGGCCTCGGCCATCGAGGCGCTGGGTCTCAGCCTGCCGAACAGCTCCGCCCAGGACGCGATCTCGCCGGACAAGCTGGACGACTGCCGCCGCGCCGGTGCGGCAGTGGTTGAGCTGGTTCGTCGCGGCATCAAGCCTTCGGATATCGTCAGTCGTGAAGCCTTTGAGAATGCGATCACGGTGGTGATCGCGCTCGGCGGTTCGACCAACGCGGTCCTGCATCTGCTGGCAATCGCGCACGAGGCGAATATTCCGCTCACGCTGGACGATTTCACGCGTATCGGTGCCAGGGTGCCGGTGCTCGCTGATCTGCGCCCGAGCGGGCGCTATGCGATGTCCGAGCTGGTTGCCATCGGTGGCATCCAGCCGCTGATGAAGATGCTGCTCGACCAGGGCCTGCTGCACGGTGAATGTCTGACGGTCAGTGGCAAGACCATTGCCGAAAACCTGGCTCATATACAGCCCTATCCGGCGGGTCAGGACATCATCCGCGGCTTTGATAATCCTATGAAGAATGACAGCCATCTTGTTGTAATGAATGGAAATATTGCACCGGATGGTGCAGTGGCCAAGATCACCGGCAAGGAGGGGCTGCGCTTTGTCGGCAATGCTCGCGTGTTCGGCTCCGAAGAAGCCGCGCTCGAAGCCATCCTCGGTGGCGTGGTCGTTGCCGGTGATGTGGTGGTGATTCGCTACGAGGGTCCGAAGGGTGGTCCGGGCATGCGCGAGATGCTGAGTCCGACCGGTGCGATCATGGGTCGCGGTCTGGGTGCCGAGGTTGCGTTGATCACCGATGGCCGCTTCTCCGGTGGCAGTCACGGCTTCGTCGTCGGGCATGTTTCGCCCGAGGCTGCCGTCGGCGGGCCGCTGGCGCTGTTGCAGGACGGGGACCGCATCACCATCGATGCCGAGAAGCGGACCCTCGATGTGGATCTTTCGCCGGCGGAGCTGGAGGCGCGCCGCGCACGCTGGACCTTGCCGCCGCGTGAGGTGCCGCGCGGCGTACTCAGCAAGTACGTGCAACTGGTCAACTCGGCTTCTCTCGGCGCGATCACCACTTGA
- a CDS encoding FAD-binding oxidoreductase has protein sequence MHDGQAALQWPVFYISRFIPLTAISSPLLAELKALAGPGGHIEDPAELASSLTEWRGLFRGAAPLMLMPGSTSTVAAILGFCHQHRIAVVPQGGNTGLVGGAIPHSTAERPEILLSARRLNRIRTIDAANYSITAEAGCVLASVQAAAAEAGRLFPLSLAAEGSCQLGGNLSTNAGGTAVLRFGNMRDLVLGLEVVLPDGRVLDGLRSLRKDNTGYDLKQLFIGAEGTLGFITAASCKLFPQPRHTATAWLAVPDVAAALRLYGAARDSLGDELTAFEFANQTSLDFVIRHIPGSRAPLGSDSPWYVLLELGTARESADTGADLERFLAGMLERHTVTDGVVATSGAQRNALWRLRHSMSEGQKIEGASIKHDISVPVSSIGEFVARASAWAESAVPGVRVVAFGHLGDGNVHFNLSQPVGADPAAFLARWDEIAAQIHQIAVDFGGSFSAEHGIGSLKVAELERWRGGTTIEVMRAIKGVLDPHNIMNPGKLLRAG, from the coding sequence ATGCACGACGGGCAAGCGGCATTGCAATGGCCCGTCTTTTACATCAGCAGGTTCATTCCCTTGACCGCAATTTCCAGCCCGCTTCTCGCTGAACTCAAGGCACTTGCCGGCCCTGGTGGCCATATCGAGGATCCGGCCGAGCTCGCCTCCAGCCTGACCGAATGGCGGGGCTTGTTCAGGGGCGCTGCGCCGCTGATGCTGATGCCCGGCTCGACGTCGACCGTGGCAGCGATACTCGGCTTCTGTCACCAGCATCGTATCGCCGTCGTTCCGCAGGGTGGAAACACGGGTCTGGTCGGCGGGGCCATACCGCATTCGACGGCAGAGCGGCCGGAAATCCTCCTCTCGGCGCGTCGGCTGAACCGCATACGTACCATCGACGCGGCGAATTACAGCATCACGGCCGAGGCTGGCTGCGTGCTGGCCTCGGTACAGGCGGCGGCAGCGGAAGCGGGCCGGCTTTTCCCGCTGAGTCTTGCCGCGGAGGGCAGCTGTCAGCTGGGCGGGAATCTCTCCACCAACGCCGGCGGTACGGCAGTTCTGCGCTTTGGCAACATGCGCGACCTGGTGCTGGGCCTCGAAGTCGTGCTGCCAGACGGGCGGGTGCTCGACGGGCTGCGTAGCCTGCGCAAGGACAACACCGGATACGACCTGAAGCAACTGTTCATCGGTGCGGAAGGGACGCTGGGCTTTATCACGGCAGCGAGCTGCAAGCTCTTCCCGCAGCCCCGGCACACGGCAACTGCCTGGCTGGCCGTGCCCGATGTTGCGGCGGCGCTGAGGCTGTATGGTGCGGCACGCGACTCGCTGGGTGATGAGCTGACCGCCTTCGAGTTTGCCAATCAGACCTCGCTGGATTTCGTGATTCGACATATTCCGGGCAGCCGCGCGCCGCTGGGCAGCGACTCGCCCTGGTACGTGCTGCTGGAACTCGGCACCGCGCGCGAATCGGCAGATACCGGAGCGGACCTGGAGCGTTTCCTGGCCGGCATGCTCGAGAGGCATACGGTGACAGACGGCGTGGTCGCGACCAGTGGCGCACAGCGGAATGCCTTGTGGAGGCTTCGTCACAGCATGTCGGAGGGGCAGAAGATCGAGGGAGCCAGCATCAAGCACGACATCTCGGTGCCGGTTTCCAGCATCGGCGAGTTTGTTGCCCGTGCATCCGCCTGGGCCGAGTCGGCCGTGCCGGGGGTCCGCGTGGTTGCCTTCGGACATCTCGGTGATGGCAATGTGCACTTCAACCTCAGTCAGCCGGTCGGTGCGGATCCGGCGGCTTTTCTCGCTCGCTGGGACGAGATCGCCGCGCAGATTCACCAGATTGCGGTGGACTTCGGTGGCAGCTTCAGTGCCGAGCACGGTATCGGCAGCCTCAAAGTGGCGGAACTCGAACGCTGGCGGGGCGGGACGACGATCGAGGTGATGCGTGCCATCAAGGGCGTACTCGATCCGCACAACATCATGAATCCGGGCAAGTTGTTGCGCGCGGGTTGA
- a CDS encoding MerR family transcriptional regulator, whose translation MLEPGNNDELPPIPGKRYFTIGEVSELCAVKPHVLRYWEQEFPQLKPVKRRGNRRYYQRQDVLVIRQIRGLLYDEGFTIGGARQKLTGEEARVDTTQSQQIIRQLRLELEEVLRLLRR comes from the coding sequence ATGCTGGAGCCGGGGAATAACGACGAACTGCCCCCGATTCCGGGCAAGCGCTACTTCACGATCGGTGAGGTCAGCGAGCTTTGTGCGGTCAAGCCGCACGTGCTGCGTTACTGGGAGCAGGAGTTCCCGCAGCTAAAGCCCGTCAAGCGCCGCGGAAATCGCCGCTATTACCAGCGCCAGGACGTACTCGTCATTCGCCAGATTCGCGGCCTGCTTTACGACGAAGGCTTCACCATCGGTGGGGCCCGCCAGAAGCTCACCGGCGAAGAAGCCCGGGTCGATACCACCCAGAGCCAGCAGATCATCCGTCAGCTGCGCCTCGAGCTTGAAGAAGTATTACGCCTGCTGCGTCGCTGA
- the ihfA gene encoding integration host factor subunit alpha, which produces MALTKADMAESLFNELGLNKREARELVELFFEELRASLASGEQVKLSGFGNFDLRDKNQRPGRNPKTGKEIPITARRVVTFRPGQKLKTRVEAYAGAGE; this is translated from the coding sequence ATGGCTCTCACCAAGGCTGATATGGCCGAGTCTCTGTTCAATGAACTGGGACTCAACAAACGCGAAGCCCGCGAGCTCGTCGAGTTGTTCTTTGAAGAACTGCGTGCCTCACTGGCCAGCGGAGAGCAGGTAAAGCTTTCCGGATTCGGCAACTTCGACCTGCGAGACAAGAATCAACGGCCAGGCCGCAATCCAAAAACGGGGAAAGAAATCCCCATCACGGCGCGACGTGTCGTCACGTTTCGTCCCGGACAAAAACTGAAGACCCGAGTAGAGGCCTATGCTGGAGCCGGGGAATAA